A DNA window from Polyangium spumosum contains the following coding sequences:
- a CDS encoding helix-turn-helix domain-containing protein has protein sequence MLSIPAIVRDARQAAKLSEHAMARLLGLSTDGLRRIENGKDEASPALLDRYAQTFGLSLKRFLAGEARHAPMGLLLRSIQTPSSLDELASAEAHRVLGEFVRTARDIADLRDLLHEPRDSSLLNGLKARPIDASPPPHGAERLARSLRAHLGLGLDPIPSMIDLLERRLGVDILWVSPDELDRDIDGASARGPAPAILVNLVGGAELFWRTRMTLAHELCHLVFDRNVLSESRPRGFVLFSPRPPAGDEEGARRRSYRRFHLFDDFESIERRASAFAAYFLAPPEGVRQLVGRTDATSEEAIVAVSHHYGVGRETAINVLKNVYRLPPDARRVMLTRKYLPPTPSEHPDVHRGAIGLRAGALQDLALRALARGAIDPVTARDYLGLGLTDELPPHAELDDAQRAPLRSPEDKARSRVDGYLQETPGYECLHAAVVLREPYGFQVMVVEACDQGSVRPAGFVRVTRGFEIIDSVLDRPAPSSRRGARKRARATSS, from the coding sequence ATGCTCTCCATCCCCGCGATCGTCCGTGACGCCAGACAGGCGGCCAAGCTCTCGGAGCACGCCATGGCGCGTCTCCTCGGCCTCTCGACGGACGGCCTCCGTCGTATCGAGAACGGCAAGGACGAAGCTTCCCCCGCCCTGCTCGACCGTTACGCCCAGACCTTTGGCCTGTCCCTGAAGCGCTTCCTCGCCGGTGAAGCCCGGCATGCGCCCATGGGCTTGCTCCTTCGCTCGATTCAGACGCCCAGCAGCCTCGACGAGCTCGCGAGCGCCGAGGCCCACCGCGTCCTCGGGGAGTTCGTCCGCACGGCCCGCGACATCGCCGATCTGCGCGACCTTCTCCACGAGCCTCGCGACAGCTCCCTCCTGAATGGCCTCAAAGCGCGGCCCATCGACGCCTCGCCCCCGCCGCATGGCGCCGAGCGCCTCGCTCGATCCCTCCGCGCGCACCTCGGCCTGGGCCTCGATCCCATTCCCTCCATGATCGACCTGCTCGAGCGCCGGCTCGGCGTCGACATCCTCTGGGTCAGCCCCGACGAGCTCGATCGCGACATCGATGGAGCCTCGGCGCGTGGCCCCGCGCCCGCCATTCTCGTCAACCTCGTCGGCGGCGCCGAGCTCTTCTGGCGCACCCGCATGACGCTCGCCCACGAGCTGTGTCACCTCGTCTTCGATCGGAACGTGCTCAGCGAAAGCCGGCCACGCGGGTTCGTCCTGTTCAGCCCGAGGCCGCCGGCGGGGGACGAGGAAGGGGCCCGGCGGAGGTCCTATCGTCGGTTTCACCTCTTCGACGATTTCGAGAGCATCGAGCGCCGCGCCAGCGCGTTCGCCGCGTATTTCCTCGCCCCGCCCGAGGGCGTCCGGCAGCTCGTGGGGCGCACGGACGCGACCTCGGAGGAAGCCATCGTCGCCGTGAGCCATCATTACGGCGTCGGCCGTGAGACCGCGATCAACGTGCTGAAGAACGTGTATCGTCTTCCCCCCGACGCGCGCCGCGTGATGCTCACACGCAAATACCTTCCTCCCACGCCATCCGAGCACCCGGACGTCCACCGCGGGGCCATCGGGCTACGCGCGGGTGCGCTCCAGGACCTCGCGCTGCGCGCCCTCGCGCGCGGCGCCATCGATCCCGTGACTGCCCGCGATTATCTCGGCCTCGGGCTCACGGACGAGCTTCCCCCCCACGCCGAGCTCGACGACGCCCAGCGCGCGCCGCTGCGCTCGCCCGAAGACAAGGCGCGCTCGCGCGTCGATGGGTACCTGCAAGAGACGCCGGGGTACGAGTGCCTCCACGCCGCGGTCGTGCTGCGCGAGCCGTATGGCTTTCAAGTGATGGTCGTCGAGGCTTGCGACCAGGGCTCCGTACGCCCCGCAGGGTTCGTTCGGGTCACGCGTGGCTTCGAGATCATCGACAGCGTCCTCGATCGCCCCGCCCCTTCGTCCCGGCGCGGTGCGCGCAAGCGTGCACGCGCCACTTCGTCGTAG
- a CDS encoding nucleotide sugar dehydrogenase: MQELLKKIEDRSAHIVVVGIGYVGLPLVVEFARAGFSVTGYDKDHEKVRLLGQGESYIGDIPSSALAPHVAEGRLRATTDPAVLSAADAIVVCVPTPLNKTKDPDMRFILSASDEIAEHQHPNMLIVLESTTYPGTTREVLVPKLTAGRYELGKDVFIAFSPERVDPGNKTYGTRNTPKVLGGATPGCLEAAMALYGKIIETVVPVSSTDAAEMVKLLENTFRAVNIGLVNEVALMSRKLGIDVWEVIRAAATKPFGFMPFFPGPGLGGHCIPIDPLYLSWRMRTLKYQARFIELADTINSAMPEYVVHLVQQALNGARKAANGSKILVSGVAYKRDVADYRESPAFDIIHQLQGLGAEVRYHDPYVPECDEGGIVMRSEPNTVAYGEYDAVVIVTDHAAVDYGRLLREAKLVVDTRDALRKVEGDKGKVVRL; encoded by the coding sequence GTGCAGGAGCTTCTCAAGAAGATCGAGGATCGTAGCGCGCACATCGTCGTCGTGGGCATCGGCTACGTCGGGCTGCCGCTCGTCGTCGAGTTCGCCCGGGCCGGCTTCTCCGTCACCGGCTACGACAAGGATCACGAGAAGGTTCGGCTGCTCGGCCAGGGCGAATCGTACATCGGCGACATCCCGTCCTCGGCGCTCGCCCCGCACGTCGCCGAAGGGCGCCTGCGGGCCACGACCGACCCTGCGGTCCTTAGCGCGGCCGACGCGATCGTCGTCTGCGTCCCGACGCCGCTGAACAAGACGAAGGACCCGGACATGCGGTTCATCCTTTCGGCGAGCGACGAGATCGCGGAGCACCAGCACCCGAACATGCTCATCGTGCTCGAATCGACGACGTACCCTGGCACGACGCGCGAGGTCCTGGTCCCCAAGCTGACGGCGGGCCGTTACGAGCTCGGCAAGGACGTCTTCATCGCCTTCAGCCCCGAGCGCGTGGACCCTGGCAACAAGACCTATGGCACGCGCAACACGCCGAAGGTCCTCGGCGGCGCGACGCCTGGTTGCCTCGAAGCTGCGATGGCGCTTTATGGCAAGATCATCGAGACCGTGGTTCCCGTCTCGAGCACGGACGCGGCCGAGATGGTCAAGCTCCTGGAGAACACCTTCCGCGCGGTGAACATCGGCCTCGTGAACGAGGTCGCGTTGATGAGCCGCAAGCTCGGCATCGACGTCTGGGAGGTCATCCGCGCGGCAGCCACAAAACCGTTTGGCTTCATGCCCTTCTTCCCGGGCCCGGGCCTCGGCGGCCATTGTATCCCGATCGATCCTCTGTATCTCTCGTGGCGCATGCGCACGTTGAAATACCAGGCGCGCTTCATCGAGCTGGCGGACACGATCAACAGCGCGATGCCCGAATACGTGGTGCACCTCGTGCAACAGGCGCTCAATGGCGCGCGCAAGGCGGCGAACGGCTCGAAGATCCTGGTGAGCGGCGTGGCGTACAAGCGCGACGTGGCCGATTACCGCGAGTCGCCTGCCTTCGACATCATCCACCAGCTCCAGGGCCTCGGGGCGGAGGTGCGTTACCACGACCCGTACGTGCCCGAGTGCGACGAGGGCGGGATCGTGATGCGATCGGAGCCGAACACGGTGGCGTACGGCGAATACGACGCGGTGGTGATCGTGACGGATCACGCGGCGGTCGATTATGGACGGCTCCTGCGGGAGGCGAAGCTCGTGGTCGATACGCGGGATGCGCTGCGGAAGGTGGAGGGGGACAAGGGGAAGGTCGTGCGGTTGTAG
- a CDS encoding tyrosine-protein phosphatase, which yields MTGYIDLHCHWVVGIDDGVRTAADSRALLAGLAGAGFGKVIATPHMRPGMFDNTKGDLAAAYEATRAALEGAPGLPELALSSEHFFDDVVYERLMRGDALPYPGERAVLVELPTRAFPARLASRFADLRRKKKLRPVLAHPERYAPVWDDHAVLDPLLDGGAVLLLDVASLVGKYGRATQKCAELLLEEGYYYAACSDAHAPRDVEDVALGIERLHHALGLAEARDMLIEGPLSILEGRVDS from the coding sequence ATGACTGGTTACATCGACCTGCATTGCCACTGGGTGGTCGGCATCGACGACGGCGTCCGGACCGCCGCGGACAGCCGCGCCCTGCTCGCGGGCCTCGCGGGAGCTGGTTTTGGCAAGGTCATCGCCACGCCGCACATGCGCCCCGGGATGTTCGACAACACGAAGGGCGACCTCGCCGCGGCCTACGAGGCCACCCGCGCGGCGCTCGAAGGCGCCCCTGGCTTGCCCGAGCTCGCGCTCTCCTCCGAGCATTTCTTCGACGACGTCGTCTACGAGCGCCTCATGCGTGGCGACGCGCTCCCCTACCCTGGCGAGCGCGCCGTCCTCGTCGAGCTGCCGACCCGCGCCTTCCCGGCGCGCCTCGCCTCTCGCTTCGCCGACCTCCGCCGCAAGAAAAAGCTCCGCCCCGTCCTCGCGCATCCGGAGCGTTATGCGCCTGTCTGGGACGACCACGCCGTGCTCGATCCGCTGCTCGACGGCGGCGCCGTCCTCCTGCTCGACGTCGCCTCGCTCGTCGGCAAGTACGGCCGCGCGACGCAGAAGTGCGCGGAGCTCTTGCTGGAAGAGGGCTACTACTACGCGGCGTGCAGCGACGCGCACGCTCCTCGGGACGTCGAGGACGTCGCCTTGGGCATCGAACGACTCCACCACGCGCTCGGCCTGGCCGAGGCACGCGACATGCTGATTGAAGGACCGCTTTCCATCCTGGAGGGCCGGGTCGACTCGTGA
- a CDS encoding ArsA family ATPase, translating to MVASDPRSSTPGGLGKLLESRRVLLVVGCGGVGKTTTTAALGLAAARRGKRVLCLTIDPARRLSQSLGIEEMKTEAQRIDPALFAQAGVSVTGSMTVMMLDTKSTFDSLVQELAPSVEQRERILNNVLYKYISTSLAGTQEYMAMEKLYATKGDPSYDLILLDTPPTPNALDFLDAPERLVGAIDSAATRWLVQAVQSSGKFSINVLARSAAAIVRGIGKVSGSGFLEQMAAFIAEINSVFGGWKKRADAVSAALRGPDVAYVLVTTPDPLAVREVMFFADRLREQDMRRDAFVVNRVHPTYGRVPDADEVEAALARSTIPLGPGAPERLRRAAEDESRMGKLDALHLVGLEAALEDEASGGSLLAHVPAFPYDIHDLERLSRIAEVLAP from the coding sequence GTGGTTGCCTCGGATCCTCGTTCGTCCACGCCCGGCGGGCTCGGCAAGCTGCTCGAATCCCGGCGAGTCCTGCTCGTCGTTGGTTGCGGCGGGGTCGGCAAGACGACCACGACGGCGGCCCTCGGCCTCGCCGCGGCGCGCCGAGGGAAACGTGTCCTCTGCTTGACGATCGATCCGGCGCGGCGCCTGTCGCAGAGCCTCGGCATCGAGGAGATGAAGACCGAGGCGCAGAGGATCGATCCCGCCCTCTTCGCGCAGGCCGGCGTGTCCGTCACGGGCTCGATGACCGTGATGATGCTCGACACGAAGAGCACGTTCGACTCGCTCGTGCAGGAGCTCGCGCCCTCCGTCGAGCAGCGCGAGCGCATCCTGAACAACGTGCTCTACAAGTACATCTCGACCTCCCTCGCCGGCACGCAGGAGTACATGGCGATGGAGAAGCTCTACGCGACGAAGGGCGATCCGAGCTACGACCTCATCCTGCTCGACACGCCGCCGACGCCCAACGCGCTCGACTTTCTCGATGCGCCGGAGCGGCTCGTCGGCGCGATCGACAGCGCCGCGACGCGGTGGCTCGTGCAGGCCGTGCAGAGCTCGGGGAAGTTCTCGATCAACGTGCTCGCGAGGAGCGCAGCGGCGATCGTGCGCGGCATCGGGAAGGTGTCGGGCAGCGGGTTCCTGGAGCAGATGGCGGCGTTCATCGCGGAGATCAACTCGGTCTTCGGCGGATGGAAGAAACGCGCCGACGCGGTGAGCGCAGCGCTGCGCGGGCCCGACGTCGCGTACGTGCTCGTGACGACGCCGGATCCGCTCGCCGTGCGCGAGGTGATGTTCTTCGCGGACCGGCTGCGCGAGCAGGACATGCGGCGCGACGCGTTCGTGGTGAACCGGGTGCACCCGACGTACGGGCGGGTGCCGGACGCGGACGAGGTGGAGGCGGCGCTCGCGAGGAGCACGATCCCGCTCGGGCCAGGGGCGCCGGAGCGGCTGCGGCGCGCGGCGGAGGACGAGAGCCGCATGGGCAAGCTCGACGCGCTGCACCTCGTGGGGCTCGAGGCCGCGCTGGAGGACGAGGCGTCGGGCGGGAGCCTGCTCGCGCACGTGCCGGCGTTCCCGTACGACATCCACGATCTGGAGCGGCTGTCGCGGATCGCCGAGGTGCTCGCGCCGTAG
- a CDS encoding COX15/CtaA family protein, whose translation MSQGRFRTVAWATLAVTLAVILWGAYVRATGAGAGCGSHWPTCNGDVIPRAPSVKTLIEFTHRITSGIAFLLTLVQLVWAFRAFPRRHAVRFGAAASMFFMVTEAAVGAGIVLFERVAGDTSIARGYWMSAHLINTFLLVASMTLTALWASGGPLPRRGSAGAPTYVLFGGLLGVVLVGVTGAIAALGDTLFPAKTLSEGLAADLSQTAHAFVQLRVYHPIVAGVVAAYLLFATGFVASQRARLREPARVLSVLVILQIGAGFLNLFLLAPVWMQLVHLLLADLVWMALVVLTAWSLGEAPEATRSDALLESAEPAPWPTLPDEFARAKKVPPR comes from the coding sequence ATGTCGCAAGGTCGGTTTCGTACGGTCGCGTGGGCGACCCTCGCCGTCACGCTCGCCGTGATCCTCTGGGGCGCCTACGTCCGGGCCACCGGCGCCGGCGCTGGCTGCGGGAGCCACTGGCCCACCTGCAACGGCGACGTGATCCCCCGCGCGCCCAGCGTGAAGACGTTGATCGAGTTCACGCACCGGATCACCTCGGGGATCGCCTTCCTGCTCACGCTGGTCCAGCTCGTCTGGGCCTTCCGTGCCTTCCCGCGCCGGCACGCCGTGCGCTTCGGCGCGGCCGCCTCGATGTTCTTCATGGTCACCGAGGCCGCCGTCGGCGCGGGCATCGTCCTCTTCGAGCGCGTCGCGGGAGACACCTCGATCGCGCGTGGCTACTGGATGAGCGCGCACCTCATCAACACCTTCCTCCTCGTCGCGTCGATGACGCTCACGGCGCTCTGGGCCTCGGGTGGCCCCTTGCCTCGCCGTGGCAGCGCGGGCGCGCCGACCTACGTCCTCTTTGGCGGCCTGCTCGGCGTCGTGCTCGTCGGCGTGACCGGCGCGATCGCGGCCCTCGGCGACACCCTCTTCCCTGCGAAGACCTTGAGCGAGGGCCTCGCCGCCGACCTCTCGCAGACCGCGCATGCCTTCGTGCAGCTCCGCGTCTACCACCCGATCGTGGCTGGCGTCGTGGCCGCGTACCTGCTCTTCGCGACGGGCTTCGTCGCCTCGCAACGCGCGCGCCTGCGTGAGCCTGCGCGTGTCCTCTCGGTGCTCGTGATCCTGCAGATCGGCGCGGGCTTTCTGAACCTCTTCTTGCTCGCGCCCGTGTGGATGCAGCTCGTGCACCTCTTGCTCGCCGATCTCGTGTGGATGGCGCTCGTCGTGCTCACGGCGTGGTCGCTCGGCGAAGCGCCCGAGGCCACGAGGTCCGACGCTCTGCTGGAATCGGCCGAGCCTGCGCCTTGGCCCACGCTCCCGGACGAGTTCGCTCGCGCGAAGAAGGTACCTCCGCGGTAG